A stretch of the Longimicrobium sp. genome encodes the following:
- a CDS encoding SgcJ/EcaC family oxidoreductase — protein sequence MKTSSPRRTGSRRWRLPLLAISSLVLGACTVTASAGRPSAASWTADEAQIRAATNASAEAWNRGDLKGHLSIYVDSVTYMTRNGPRPGVGAIERDFTAAFFNQGMPKQQLRFEQLSVRRLGPEAALETGRFILSGGGQPDQSGWFTLVWVRTADGWKAVHDHSG from the coding sequence ATGAAGACCTCTTCCCCTCGCCGGACCGGCTCGCGTCGCTGGCGCCTCCCGCTGCTCGCGATAAGCAGCCTCGTCCTGGGAGCCTGCACGGTTACCGCATCCGCAGGGCGCCCGAGCGCCGCCTCGTGGACCGCGGACGAGGCGCAGATCCGCGCCGCCACGAATGCGTCCGCCGAAGCGTGGAACCGCGGCGATCTGAAGGGCCATCTCTCGATCTACGTGGATTCCGTGACGTACATGACGCGCAACGGGCCGCGGCCGGGCGTGGGTGCCATCGAGCGGGATTTCACCGCCGCGTTCTTCAACCAGGGCATGCCCAAGCAGCAGCTGCGCTTCGAGCAGCTCAGCGTGCGGCGGCTGGGGCCCGAGGCGGCCCTGGAGACGGGGCGGTTCATCCTCTCCGGCGGCGGGCAGCCCGACCAGTCCGGCTGGTTCACCCTGGTGTGGGTCCGCACGGCGGACGGCTGGAAGGCGGTCCACGACCACTCGGGCTGA
- a CDS encoding dihydrofolate reductase family protein, which produces MRIVTYGAACSVDGFIAGPDHSLDWLHFSKDVQEFFGAFMATVDTIVMGRKTWEASAGQIGPDGYGMRTCVFSTSLERIDHPAVELVRADAVEFVRRMKGEPGKGICVMGGGELACSLLRAGVIDEVGLNVHPLLLGSGVSLFRDAGRIPLDLLESRVMDGGCVLSRYRVRPG; this is translated from the coding sequence ATGCGAATCGTGACCTACGGCGCGGCGTGCAGCGTGGACGGGTTCATCGCGGGGCCGGACCATTCGCTGGACTGGCTTCACTTCAGCAAGGACGTGCAGGAGTTCTTCGGCGCCTTCATGGCTACCGTCGACACCATCGTCATGGGCCGCAAGACGTGGGAGGCGTCGGCCGGGCAGATCGGGCCAGACGGCTACGGGATGCGCACGTGTGTGTTCTCGACGTCGCTGGAGCGCATCGACCACCCCGCCGTGGAACTGGTGCGCGCAGACGCCGTCGAGTTCGTGCGGCGGATGAAGGGCGAGCCAGGGAAGGGGATCTGTGTGATGGGCGGCGGGGAGCTGGCGTGCTCGCTGCTGCGCGCCGGGGTGATCGACGAGGTGGGATTGAACGTGCACCCGCTGCTGCTGGGCTCCGGCGTTTCCCTGTTCCGCGACGCGGGGCGCATTCCGCTGGACCTGCTGGAATCGCGGGTGATGGACGGCGGCTGCGTCCTCTCACGCTACCGCGTGCGCCCCGGCTGA